One Bacteroidota bacterium genomic window, ACAAAATATTTTTAACGCTGGCTGGCAGGTATGAATTCAACAAGAACTTTGGATCTTATTTTAATCCAAGAATTGGAGCGACCACAAATTTTTTGATAGGCAAACTTATTTTAAAACCACGGATCGCCTGGGGAAGAGGTATAACAGGAGTTTCCTGGTTTTACAAACATTATCCCACGGTTCAGGGGCTAACTTACTCACCTACCGATGAGCTGAAGCCTCAGCAGCAAGAAGGATGGGATTATGGGCTGGAAGGCTATTTAGCAAATGATCGCCTCAGCATTGAAGTTTCGGGGTATAACGCCATCCTCAAAGATGCCATTTATATCTATTCGCAAAGTTCGCCAGGTGGAATTATCGTTAATACTATAAATGCAGGAAAAATTGAAAACTCCGGGTGGGAGTTCTCAGCCAAGTACAGATTGAAAAACCTGGACTTTTCCGGCAGTTATTCCATCATGAATTCAATATTACAAGAGCCTTTGAATGGCGATTCGTCATTCAAGGATCGGACTTACCCCGGTGAGCAAATGCTATTCATACCAAAAAATGCCGGAGGGCTCACAATAGGATACGGTTTCCCAAAACTATTTGGTCATTCGGATCGGCTTTACACTTCTGTAAATATGACCTATACAAGCGGATCTACCGCCATCGATCAAGCGAGAAGTAATTATGATAGGTCAAAGAATCTCTACCAGGCTAATATCAATAGGTATGGTGAGAGGTACTATAATACTCAGCTTCCATCTATAACAAGGTTCAATTTGAATCTGGAATATACAATGCGTAGAGATCTGAGGTTTTTTATGCAGCTGTCTAATATAACAAACAATACAGACCCTGAATATTTCAATGATTTTCCCTCTATAGGTCGTGGTTGGATGTTTGGGCTAAAATATAATTTCAGCAAAACAGTAGATACAGGTCAATAAAGAAAATTCATAGCTCCGATCCTTAAATTGGTCAATTGGAATTTGAATTTGGTATAAAAGCCAATTTTTAGCCTGAAATGTGATCTATCTTAACATCTTGAAACGAAAAAAAAAATAAGAATGAGCAGAGGAAGTGTTCCTGATGGTCGTAATAGCTTAGGAAGAATGAAAGAGAATCAGTAGTCGAATTTTATAAGCGAGGGCAGAGTCAAAATGTTTATAATTTATTAATATTCTAATAGCCAGATAAAGTTTTTCTCATGTAGTAAGAATTCTCATATAAGCAGTTAGTTTTGGTTATACCTCCTGTTTCCACAGGAGGTATGTTTTTTATGTGATTGCGTTAAGGTTTTTTCTAACTTTGCGATATGCTTCCAGATTACCCTCACAAGTTGTTTATTGACAAACGCAATCACTTCGAACTGCTAATGGAAACTCTGGCAATGCGAACCCCAATCTGCCACAGCAGCCTTGTATGACGCTTCATTTTTGTTCAGCAAAATTACAGAACGTACAAGTGAGCAATTTGAGTGGCAAAGCAGCAAATTGGAAACAACAGGTTATGAAGAGCATTAATATCACTGATCACAAAAAAATAATTATGACATCTACTACAACAACCGATAAAAGACAAAATGTACAAACAGACTTTCTTCCCTTACAAGGAACTGACTATGTAGAATTCTACGTAGGTAATGCTAAACAATCAGCACATTATTATATCACAGCTTTTGGTTTTCATCCGTTGGCATATGCAGGACCCGAAACTGGAGTGAAGGACAAAGCAAGCTATGCTGTGCGGCAAAATAAACTCACTATTGTTTTAACAACACCATTAAGACCTGGAAATGAAATAGCCGATCATATCTATAAGCATGGAGATGGTGTAAAGGCACTTGCACTAAAAGTAGATGATGCCACCAGTGCCTGGAATGAAACAACAAAACGCGGTGCTAAATCATATATGCAGCCGCAGCAATTAAAAGATAATGATGGGCAAGTTGTAGTAAGCGGCATTCATACTTATGGTGATACAGTGCATTTGTTTATTGAAAGAAAAGATTACAATGGGGTTTTTATGCCGGGTTTCCGTGCCTGGAATAATCCTTATTTTAAAACAAAAGAAACCGGTTTGCAATATGTGGATCATTGTGTAGGAAATGTTGGCTGGAACCAGATGAACCCATGGGTGAAATTTTATGAAGATGTGATGGGCTTTCGTAATATCCTTACGTTTGATGATAAAGATATTTCTACCGAATATTCTGCACTGATGAGTAAAGTGATGAGCAATGGAAATGGCTTTGTAAAATTCCCGATCAATGAGCCGGCAGAAGGAAAGAAAAAAAGCCAGGTGGAAGAATATCTTGAATTCTATAACGGAGAAGGCGTACAACATGTGGCAATGGCTACGAATGATATTGTTGATACAGTAACTGAGTTACGCAACCGGGGTGTTGAGTTTTTAAAAGTTCCAACTACTTATTATGATGATCTACTCGACAGGGTAGGGAAGATCGATGAAGACCTGGAACCACTTAAAGAATTGGGTGTATTGGTAGATCGGGACGAGGAAGGGTATTTACTTCAAATATTTACTAAACCGGTTGAAGACAGGCCAACTTTATTTTTCGAGATCATACAACGTAAAGGCGCCAAAAGTTTTGGTAAGGGAAATTTCAAAGCATTATTCGAGGCGATTGAGAGAGAGCAGGGAGAGAGGGGAAATCTGTAATTGTTAGTTAGTAAATACCAGTTTGAGGAACTATTTAACGGTTCCCTTGATACCCGATTCCCTGTTTTCAACATATCTTTACAAATAATTTAATATTCCTATTCTCATAAACGCATCTTTGCGTCGTTAGTAAAAAGAAGTATATAAGCATGAAAAGCCTGGTTCTATTTTTTGCCCTTTTAATTATCACATTTTCATCGTATGCCCAGCCACCGTACAAAGGCGGGCCT contains:
- the hppD gene encoding 4-hydroxyphenylpyruvate dioxygenase, producing MTSTTTTDKRQNVQTDFLPLQGTDYVEFYVGNAKQSAHYYITAFGFHPLAYAGPETGVKDKASYAVRQNKLTIVLTTPLRPGNEIADHIYKHGDGVKALALKVDDATSAWNETTKRGAKSYMQPQQLKDNDGQVVVSGIHTYGDTVHLFIERKDYNGVFMPGFRAWNNPYFKTKETGLQYVDHCVGNVGWNQMNPWVKFYEDVMGFRNILTFDDKDISTEYSALMSKVMSNGNGFVKFPINEPAEGKKKSQVEEYLEFYNGEGVQHVAMATNDIVDTVTELRNRGVEFLKVPTTYYDDLLDRVGKIDEDLEPLKELGVLVDRDEEGYLLQIFTKPVEDRPTLFFEIIQRKGAKSFGKGNFKALFEAIEREQGERGNL